The following coding sequences lie in one Candidatus Aenigmatarchaeota archaeon genomic window:
- a CDS encoding 30S ribosomal protein S17 produces MARNIGLDVEEPKESCNSEECPFHGNLKIRGKTYTGEVVSLKAKDTVVIEKRYLYYVPKYERYERRRRKIIAHMPKCLKLSKGDEIRIAECKPITKTKRHVVIEKIR; encoded by the coding sequence ATGGCAAGAAATATCGGGCTTGACGTAGAGGAACCAAAGGAAAGCTGCAACAGCGAAGAGTGCCCTTTCCACGGAAACCTCAAGATTAGGGGGAAAACCTATACTGGAGAGGTGGTTTCCCTTAAGGCAAAAGACACTGTCGTAATTGAAAAGAGATACCTCTATTACGTACCAAAGTACGAGAGGTACGAGCGAAGGAGGAGAAAGATAATAGCGCATATGCCAAAATGCCTCAAGCTCAGCAAAGGAGATGAAATAAGGATTGCCGAATGCAAGCCCATTACAAAGACAAAAAGGCACGTAGTAATTGAAAAAATCAGGTAA